The DNA region GATAGACCAATTGCTTCTCCATGGCCATCAATGGCTTTCGAGTAGGCAACAAACAACACAGAACAAAAAATCCAATGATAAAAGTTATGAAGATAATCAATTTCATTTTAGATATGAGAAATTTGTACAAAAGCCAACAACAGAAATTTATGATACCAGATTCAAGAAATAGATCTAAGAAATTTACAATACCAaatcaacataataaaaaaaatcataagtcaCTATGATTGCGAAATCAAAAGGCACGGACAATCGGGTTTGAAGCTGGCCATGAGACATGTTCTCAAGAATTGGAGAAGTGAGAGTGCTTTGACGCACCGCAATATGATTTGGATCTGGAGGGCACTATCGCCACACTTAATCTCCGTTTGAGACGGCGAGGCAATACTGCTCCTTTGCATCACTGTTCGTGTGATTGGATTTCCGAGACGTGCTTCACAACAACTATGGGTACTTTCATCAGCGCACCACAACTTAATGTTGAAGTATTTCCTCATCGGACCATTGATGTAATGGTGGAGCAACTCAGGTGGAAAGATAGAGGACATCTTAGATTTGAAAGGGGAGGAAGAAGGGACTGAGGGAGAAAAAACAAACCAGGGGCAAGTTTgaaaaagaggagaaaaaagagataaacaaaaaggaaacatCAGTCATCATGTCATTGATACCTCTAATATGACTTCATAAGTGTGTATCACTGATGTATTTAACTAATGGATACATCAGTCATCATGTTTTGGAGCATTGTCATGTCATTAAAAATCACCATTCACcaacaaaaattcattgattttgtttaaattccACCATACAAGCCTTCCTTATATTtatgaactaaaaaattatatatttgatcattgatatcaataaattaatgGCCTTCCTTTGTTGTTTTCAATCAAGCACAATTGAGAAATTTCCTCTCTAGAATActtgatcttgtttgatttCAATAAATGAATTAGTGGCCTCCCTTTGTTGTTTTCATTCAAGCACAATTGAGAAATTTCCTCTGTAAAATATGTACAGCTTTTCTTTTCTGTCCTTTTTATGCCTATCAACTAAAACAAAGAGCcagtatatatttgaaaaaaagttTATGCTAATCcactatttatttgaaaaacgcCACGAAAGTCAAATGTAACACATTTATgaaggaaaaataatatatattttaaaatataaaaaaaggaaaatgtaatTTAATCATAACTTAAGGGTGAAAAATGCAACAaaacttttctttatatataatattcctATTCCAAATCACCCCTAAACATCCTTTCCTTTTTctacttttattatttcaaaGATAATTacgaagatattttttttttcttgtttgttgctTCACAACACTAGTACGTGAGTCAACCAAATATTATTACTCAATTTTCAAAACATCGATCCATTTACTTTAAAgttaaagtaaaattaattttaaatcattaaacagaattaaaatatttattcaaattaatctaaaatcaaatcataaatataaattaaaaaattattttaaaatgcgaaatttaattttttaacattaaaataaaactagtaTACTAGAGGGTGtttgaactatttttattttattatttttctttataagaaCACTACTTTGTTCCTTATCCATTTcctgctttattttatttttttacatagtaAAACCATAGAAGAAAATCACCGAGGGAGATTTTGGTCATAGCATAGACAAGGGACCGTATCACTAATTCACACTCTTCACATATCAACAAAGCCGAGATTTATACATTATACAACAATACAATTGCCTATCACTTACTATCAAATTTGCACTTTTCCTAGTTGTATAAATCCCACCTGTCAAGGAAAGGCTTATAGTGCTGTTAAGAGTCAAAACAATGCTGAAAATCGAGGGGCGGCAAAAGTAAACCTCAATACCAACACTCTCAAAATTCATTGCCATTTTCCACATCTTACACATTTTTCATTCATGCCAAGCATACCTTTAAAGTCAAAAGACACGCGTTCCAATCCTTTAAATGCATTTCCTCCTAAAGTAATGGATACCCCACCAAACAATTGCACAACTGGCACATGAGTGtatcaaaataatttgtattttctgatggcccaaaataaaaatgttttatttctttgtgTTCTGTAATAAAATGTACATGTATCAGAGGATGAAAGCCTAGCTGAAAATGACtatcatctacatataattGGAACTATGTGATAATATAACAAAGGATGCATGGACACAGCATGGGAGAATGTTCTAAGTTGCCACCTGCTGTAATGGAGGCCAAGCAATCTCATCATCATTTGTATAGCCGAGAAAAAAGAAGTCAGCACAATTCTTCCAACAACCGTGGTTGTATGGGTTTCTGAACCGCCCATCAGGACCACGAAGATAATCATAACGGGAGGAATTTGCTAGTTCATTTGTGGTCACATTTCGAGCTATCTgcattacaatttacaaacaTGAAAAAACTTGTAAATGATAATTGGAAAGGGAAAATGGCAAGTATGGATTAAGCAATCACCATGGAAGCCTGGGTTATCGTTAATGTCGTAGTCGCAACAAAAACAACAGCATCCATCACCAAAAACACAACTAAACCTAGATGTCTTACTAACACATAATGGATCCATGTTTCTCCTGCCAGTAATGCTGGTTTAGATGTACAAATTCCTGTAATGGAAAACAAGGCTGTTAGTTGTTATATTTTTCAagcaaaacaataaattatacaatttcAGTATATAGAATGGTGAAAAAAAGAGCTCTTCAGGACATACTTTGAACTGCAACGGCACCAGAAATGGAAGAAGTCAAAGTTCCCAGgcagataaaaataaagaaatcccTTTTGTTCCTCTGCAAGATGCATACCAAGTATGATATTAAGGCTCGTAGTAAACGGActgaggaaaagaagaaaaacagctCTGTTTGACCACAAAAGTCAAGTAGAGCATCTTATTTCCAAATCAAATATATTGAGGAAGGAATAATCATATTGATTTATCACATATCCATCTATTgtaaataaaaccaaaaaaataaaagaaattcatCAGAAGAATGCACTTTTGATCTTGTGGGTAACAATTAAAATAGCACAACATTCCTTACCTTCCCAACACAGTTAGATATCCATGGACAGTGGTGGTCAAACTGTTCCACACATCGCTTACAAGTTGGGCAATGCTTAGATCGGACAGGTCTTATTATCTGATGATACAATTCGAGAAAACCTGATAAGCGATAACTTGTTTTGAGaatttaataaagtaaaatacagAACTGTAAGTAAAGTGTCAAcattagattttttaaatactCAAAAGAATATCATGTAAACCTTGCAGGTAGGGCAAAGTTGAGACCAATTTCCCATCCAAACAGAGGAACTATTCAGATCAATATTCAATAAAGGATCCTGCAGAATATAAAACATAATGCTCACAGATtctacaacataaaaaaaaattaaataaacatatgaTAAAGTAAAACATGGCATTCATtcatataaaagatataaataatCATATGTTCTTGTCAATGCTCTAGTCATATCTCAGGGAGTTGCATCAAGTATTGCATTCCCTCACATGCAACAGAATTTATGCGCCACATACATCCATTGTCTGCTGATATAAAACCAAGTCATTTCTAACTACTCCCTCCATCCCTTTTTATAAGACActgttttgaaattttctctttttataagaCTCTTTTCTACTTGTCCATTGCATTAATTGTTTTTACTAATGTACCCTTAATGAATTTAGTTCATAAATAATAGATGCTAATGCTATGAattgtctctttctctctcatgaGGATTCGAGAATGAAagagtttgattttaaaaattaaacctcCACCACTATTATTCTCTCTCCATGCATTAGTTACTTAAGGGTAATTtaggaaaaataatacaattacaaacaaatctaatgttaataactaaattaaccaaCTTTCTTAATAAGCATAAATTAGTCAGCAATGTCTTGTAATTAGGGAGGGAGAGAGTATATGATATCTAAGTTACAATAAATGCAGTATAATAGCAATGTCCATGTTTGTCACAACATACTACCACAAAGAAAAAGAGGACCCATGTAATATGATAGTTTCCCTGATAAAATCCGATTTGGGGGTGCAAGTCTTTTCTTCGAAACAATCATCACTCGAAAGCACTTTGCATACCTCTGTATCACTTTGAGTACCCAATTCTCCCAGTCGTTTTATATAACCAGGATCTTTACTGCATAGGATTGAAATAACATGAATAAATTAGTGTTGATGGAAAGTTTAGAATTAAGCTCcaagatttttttctttgatatttcAGGACACGTTGTcatgtttaatatttaataatacatATAACAAACAAATTGCATGAATATGGACAGCAAATGACATTAAaccaaataaaagaataataaaatatatgaccAAAGTTAGCACTGAACATGACTTGCCAAGAAAATGCCACTTGATTACAAAACAATGCAGGAAAAATAACTATctccttatttaaaaaattcaatacaaaagGAGAAACACTTCCCAAATTCAGGTACTGGGCaaagtcataaaataatttatactatcAATAAACATTTAGCAATTCTGCATTCAATAGTATTTCTTATTCTTATATTCATTTCCTTTCCATACCAATTCCTACTTTCCATCATCTTATGTCCAGTGTTGTTAAATAGCCATGGTCCATGACATTGCAGAATGGCCACTTTTGATATAGCAGCTATGGAGAAAAAAGCAGTAGTTAcaccctttaaaaaaaaataattaaaaacccaACATGGAGACCATCAACAGGCATTCAACATGTGTTGGACACTGAAATTCTAAATGCAGCCTCATGTCTTCTCAAACCCAACACAGGAGATCCATTTAACTGAACACCTCCATCGTTGCGAACTGATATGGTTATCCCAATAAGCTCTGTTCATGAGTTcctgtttctttgtttttccttctttctccatttttttgtttctatacATTCCTTTCATCTGCATCTCCTTTGCTGATCTCTTTGTTTCTCTATGTTTTCTTAATCTCTTTATTCCTGTGTTTTGAGTCACTCTGTTCCTCTCTTTCGTCTCTGAACTTATGCTATGAGGTTTATGAGATTATCCCTAAAATTTGTGGATTGAGTACTTATGGTGACATTTATTTCTAACATAGTTGTTACATTATGTTTCTAGTTTGTTCTtgatatatgttattattttttaattctattttctgCAGTTTCTTTAGTATACTTTTTGTACATATACGTTTTCACTATAGCCGTCATGCTTCTATCATAGGTCTCAATTGCATCCACCATACTTTTATGGCAGACTTTTGCTTGCTGACACATGAGCCACCATCTgtcattaataacattaattttatatccTAAATTTAATCTTGAGGGAAAATAGCACATTGCAGGCAAATTCCTAGTTCAGATTTTTAGTCAAATCAAATTCTTTTACATTACATGATATAAACCAAATGGAGTCTGCAAGGTCTCAAGTTACTGGAAACAATCCCAGGTCAGTTGATTGGGCGGCAATTCATAAAACTTTTACAGTTGTATCATTGTTGATGAGGCAAAATCACGCCACTAGTTACACTACTTCAccactaattattttattatgtcatCAGATGTCAATTATAACCCTCAAAATCATTTAGATGCAAGACATAAATTAATAACTagacagaaaaaaaagaattaaaataaaagccaCCAATGATTATTTGATAGAAGACCTCCCATAAATAAGGTCTATAGTAAGAGGATTTGGTTGGGCATCAATGCCTTAAAGACATTATTCAATGTAACAAAATATTGACTAGTTTCAGACTTAGTTAGTTAACTAAGTAGAGGAATGGTTGTAATGAAAAGGGAGTGAGGGAAACCAAGAGAGGGGACtatcatgtatttttggaatttaTTGGAGGGGAATGTTCCAGGTCCCTAGGTATCCATTTCAGTCCTTGTTCATTCCTACCTTACTCAAGAATCGGATTGATACAGGATTTTGAGATTTAGGACTCCAATCAATAAATTCAGATTTTTTTCTTACTGTTATGATAAATTGTAATAAACAGACTGATGGAAACAGAACTGGTTATTCTCCAATTCTTCTTCAGTGAAAGAGTTCCAATATGACTTGAGAAGGCAATGAAAATGAAACACTAGTCACGTTTTGGTCCTAGATCCAACTTGAGTTTCCTACAGAACTGTATTGGAGCATTCACATGATGACAACAGGCATGCATCAGCAGAAGGTATGCATTCAAAGCATAATATCACACAAATACGAAGAAagtacatatatttatattaccATATCACACACGAAAACAGAACATATACATGACACACAGAAGATTACCTACTACACTTATAGAACATAATCAGGGAACCAACAGCCGAAGAAAGCGCTGTCCATGCCCAAAGTCCAACAACAGCAGTAATCTTTTTAAGGTTAGGAGCTGGCATTAGTGGAAAATATTCAATCAAGGTAAGTCATCACAAAAAACTCAGGTAATGACTAATGAGTGCACATGTGTGTGTGTAGTATTGTAAATTGGCATACAATTTTTAACATACCTGCAACAACTGAGTTGATGAAGAGGATTGAGAGAAAGATTATAGTACAGAATAAGATGGGAGCATAACCAATATCTGTCACTATCCCACTACACAGTTTCCCTTTCCAGTAGTTGCTATGAGCCCGTTGTTGATTTGACTGCAAAAATATAACACTATAATCAGTTACAGAGCCAATAAGAGTATAACTGCATAAACAAAGTGCAACAAGTCATTGGTCCTGTGCAATTTTCAGAAGCAAAATTTGATAGTTTAAGCTAACAGCATCGTCGTTCTCAAATTAATTCATCAATTTCAGCCATATACAATATATTCCCATTTTTCACCCAACTAACTTCAGAAGAGTAAAAGAAACTCAAAGTTCCACTATGGTTAATTATTCTCAGTCAAGACTCAAGAGCATACAACAGTAAGTAGCAATGCAAAATAATGCAAAGAACTATCCGTAGTTCAATTCTGTGATGGCATAACTCTGTCTACTTAAGCTAAGGTCAATCAGGTACAAGGGTATCAAAATGGAGATCTAACGTAGGATCAGTAGGGGGGTAAAATGTGAAAATTGTTGGACCATAAcatgaattgtaatatcctacttaaaatacaaaattatattatatatacctataaaataacataaataagcaaaataaccttaaaacataataattagcatttaataaaatttcaattaaaaatacataaaaaagtgCAAGTCACATATGaagtaaaaattataactcataatatataaagaattttattttatctattttagaaAAACAATACTCTCTCCAGTCTtgaatataagcaaaaaaaaaaaaatacactaattaaaaaagtaagttAGCATCATTTAATTGTATTGatctcatttaaaaataaacttttttttttctaaactacTCTTTCATGGAACTTGATATCAAGATAAAAGGAAGACATTGGAAATAAACTGTTTCTTATTGGCCctcattatttaaaataaaatgttaatttcagcacaaggttaggtAGGACAGTGCATTGTCCATACTTCATGCCAAAGGTTCTTGCATGAGGAGTTGTATTAGatataaatatcattaatgtgtctTCACCCAATAACTCAAGTTTTGGTATAGTTGGCTCATGAGATGTATGTATAACCGTGATCTCTGGCACTTGGCAAAACTAAATTTAACAATGTTTATTAATTACCACAAGTCTCATCAAGaatgttcttaaaaaaatacacaaccaACACCCTCATTAATCCAATGTTACGTACAAGGAAAGGAGCGACATGCCGATGACCTTTATCATATGCAAGCTGTACAGGTGTGTTCCCAGCATTGTCCTTCACCATCAGTTCTTCTTTTGTGCCTGCATGTACAAGCACAGCACATGCCTCTGCATTTCCCCTTAATGCAGCCCAGTGCAACGGTGTACAACCTAAACAAGTTTTATTGAGTATTATCacataaaagaaaaagcaaaatgACCAAAAGAACTATACCTTAATGCCAAAACCAACCTGTTTCAAAAGTATTTATCAAAAAACTTTAATctaatgtaataattaataataagattCAAACTTTTATGACTATATCATCGAATGTCAAGAacataaaaacttaaatatgtgCCCCAAACAAACTCTTGAAACTATAGGCAGGAGGACTGAAGAATCCTAAATTTCAAATAGATAAGTCCAGCATACAAACCCCTTGAACCAGCAATATCAAGATCACAGAATCATTGTGTACATGATACCCATATTaatgcataataataataattaaacctaGTTCAATCTCATATAGTACTATTCATGCAAACTGGCCTGGTACTtattaccaaaaaaatcaacCCCATATAACATGCACTGCGCTCCTAAGTGATAGCTGATCTTAGCATATGATACAATGACTTCAAATATGTTTATGTTGGACTGGTCTGgactaaataataaaaactagagAAAAAAGACCTTATGATATAAAGAATATATGATTGAGAACTTGTAAAAATGTAAGGGAAATTAAATGCTAACTTGGCATACCATCTTTATCTTGTCTTCCTTGACTTGCATCTCTAAATAGAAGCAATCTTACTGTGTCAGCAAATCCCTTATATGCAGCCCTGGCCATAAGAATTAATAAGTCAAAAAACCAAGGAAAAAAATCAACACCTTTAATGGATTTTCTGAATACACAACCATAATCAACACTCATAATCAACAATCTTTTAGGGTGAGCTTCAACGATTTGACACAACACATTTACAACCCTAAAGTAGTTCAAAACTATTTGAAGTACATGGAAACATTTCATTGATCAATACtccattaaattaattagtttggGATTAGGAAAAAAGACATACAGTTTAGCCAAAGCATAAtcggattatgtatttagttgagagtttttaactaattttatgagTGCATTAAAAGCAAAAGAAACATGCAAATTGTGGAACCATGGCATTGACAATCAAATCATTATCAAAATAAGGTTTATTCATCATGCATAGCAATCAAAAGGTTCATGGCATACCAATGAAGAGGACTCCTTCCATCATTATCAGGCACATCAAAATCAGCATGGTACTTTACTACAATATGATTTAAGAAAGCTGTCTGTCCAAATTGTGCAGCAACATGAACTGCCTGCAGGAACCATTTAACTATGAAAATAGCACAAGACAGAAAACATTTAAACAGGTGGTAGGCAGAATAAGTTCAGGGTTTTCCTTATAGAGGAACAGGTGTAGACCAATCTCACACATAGGCAGAATAAGTGCAGGGTTTTCCTTATATAGGAACAGGTGTAGACCAATCTCACACAATAACCCACTTGCTCACTTATTTTGTACCCAAATACCAATACAATTTAtaagaatttatatttattcaaagaaaaaaaaaactaaattgacaataattaaaatgtagaTAGCTCTTTGATcactataagtattttttaataatttattttattcttatagacaaaatattgaaacattCACAAGTCACAGTTTCATAGACTAAATTAATCTTGCTTCTTTTTACCTAACATATATTGCTTGTTAGCTAAAACAACATAGATgcttatgtttatatatatatatatatatatatatatatatatagggattTGCTAACGTACACCAACTTGTTTTTTAGTTGGAGTACGTTAGCAAGCTACAACATCAATGTATTTTAAGATAATCTCTAGTTATAACTTGCTAACGCACTCCAACTAAAGTAAACAAGTATGTGTACATTAGCAATCCCCACAAACATTTGCTAATGTACACACACTTGTTTTTTAGTTGGAGTACGTTAGCAAGCTACACCATTGGTGTATTTTAAGAAAACTCTAGTTATGACTTACTAATGTACTCCAACTTCCAACTAAAAACAAGTGTGTGTACATTAGCAAAtccatatatatattacaactTTAATCAATAAGTCAGGCAAAGTTTTGATAGTCAGGCATCCAGatacaaaataaagaataaaattggGTATACAATCACTATTCAGACGTAAGGATTTGGATATGGGTGGTTAACTTTAGAAA from Glycine soja cultivar W05 chromosome 8, ASM419377v2, whole genome shotgun sequence includes:
- the LOC114421350 gene encoding probable protein S-acyltransferase 23; translated protein: MASSEIEVVSSSSSVSKPNNDQPPILDVFTASAHGDFNKLRTFVEQDGASVSLPDFSGYYALQWASLNNFHDIAHYLIQHGADVNAKDNMQQTALHWAAVHGSTLAADVLVENGARVEAADVNGYRAVHVAAQFGQTAFLNHIVVKYHADFDVPDNDGRSPLHWAAYKGFADTVRLLLFRDASQGRQDKDGCTPLHWAALRGNAEACAVLVHAGTKEELMVKDNAGNTPVQLAYDKGHRHVAPFLSNQQRAHSNYWKGKLCSGIVTDIGYAPILFCTIIFLSILFINSVVAAPNLKKITAVVGLWAWTALSSAVGSLIMFYKCSSKDPGYIKRLGELGTQSDTEDPLLNIDLNSSSVWMGNWSQLCPTCKIIRPVRSKHCPTCKRCVEQFDHHCPWISNCVGKRNKRDFFIFICLGTLTSSISGAVAVQRICTSKPALLAGETWIHYVLVRHLGLVVFLVMDAVVFVATTTLTITQASMIARNVTTNELANSSRYDYLRGPDGRFRNPYNHGCWKNCADFFFLGYTNDDEIAWPPLQQVAT